The genomic window AGGAGATAGCTGCCTACCTGGAAGAAGAAGGTTTTGCGCGGGTGGGCGACCTGGTGGGGCTGGCCCGTCGCACACTGGCAGGCGGGGGTGAGAATTCATGAGCGCACCATCACGACCACCACGCGGAGCCGGGGTTTCCCCCGACCATTCCGCACCTGCCGCGGATTCCGCATCGTCCCCATCTGGCGGGGTCAGGCCCCGCAGGCCCGAGGACCGGCTGGTGGTGGCCCTGGACGTGCCCGCGCTGGATGAGGCGCGGTCGCTGGTGGCCACGCTGCGCCCGGTGGTGACCTGGTTCAAAGTGGGGCTGGAACTTTTCGCGGCGGCGGGGCCTGCCGCCCTGGCGATGGTGAAGGAAAGCGGGGGGCGGGTGTTCGTCGACCTCAAGCTCCACGACATCCCCCACACCGTGGCGCGGGCGGCGGCCGTCCTCACCCGGCAGGGGGTGGACATGATCAGCCTTCACGTGGCGGGCGGGGAGCGCATGATGGCGGAGGCGGTGGCGTCCGTGCGGGAAGCAGCCGCGTGTGCCGGGCAACCTGTCCCCATTCTGGTCGGGGTCACCGTTCTCACCAGCCTGGGCGAGGCAGACCTGGCTGCCCTGGGCGTGGGTCGTGCCCCGGCCGATCA from Bacillota bacterium includes these protein-coding regions:
- the pyrF gene encoding orotidine-5'-phosphate decarboxylase, whose translation is MVALDVPALDEARSLVATLRPVVTWFKVGLELFAAAGPAALAMVKESGGRVFVDLKLHDIPHTVARAAAVLTRQGVDMISLHVAGGERMMAEAVASVREAAACAGQPVPILVGVTVLTSLGEADLAALGVGRAPADQVLVLAHLARQAGLDGWVASPREASLLRKELGPEPVIVTPGIRPLGSSAPGRGVVAVSVSEATALSSRDDQVRVATPAEAVANGADWLVVGRPVTRADDPVRAARAVVEEISAAVDGRRAATTPHR